In Streptomyces sp. NBC_01439, the following are encoded in one genomic region:
- a CDS encoding ArsR/SmtB family transcription factor, whose protein sequence is MSATTRSATTIKVLPEPAGLPEPLAEPAVGELRLETVLGALSDPLRLGIVRKLLLESEEFDHSCGWFGLDRPKSSLTHHFKALREAGITRQRQYGLERRSHVRVDDLDARFPGLLDLVADWTPAPR, encoded by the coding sequence ATGTCCGCGACAACGCGATCAGCGACCACCATCAAGGTGCTGCCGGAGCCTGCCGGGCTCCCGGAGCCCCTTGCCGAACCGGCGGTGGGCGAACTGCGGCTCGAAACGGTCCTGGGGGCGCTGAGCGATCCGCTGCGCCTGGGGATCGTGCGCAAACTCCTCCTGGAGTCCGAGGAGTTCGACCATTCCTGCGGGTGGTTCGGCCTGGACCGACCCAAGTCCTCCCTCACCCATCACTTCAAGGCGCTGCGCGAGGCGGGCATCACGAGGCAGCGGCAGTACGGACTGGAGCGGCGCAGCCACGTACGCGTCGACGACCTCGACGCGCGCTTCCCCGGACTCCTCGACCTCGTCGCGGACTGGACGCCCGCCCCGCGGTAG
- a CDS encoding cupin domain-containing protein, translated as MLTAHQWIDALGLEAHVEGGYFRRTFQADHRRRIRTPDGDRYTLTSIHYLLTHWSPIGHWHLNRSDILHFHHHGEPITYHLLHPDGRHSTAVLGPDPGQGQLLTLAVPGGIWKASHLTAGDHALISEAVAPGFDYADMTLGRPEELIARFPAHAELIRRYCRPAQQGEG; from the coding sequence GTGCTCACAGCGCACCAGTGGATCGACGCCCTCGGCCTGGAAGCCCACGTGGAGGGCGGGTACTTCCGCCGGACCTTCCAGGCGGACCACCGCCGCCGGATCCGCACACCCGATGGGGACCGTTACACGCTGACCTCCATCCACTACCTGCTCACCCACTGGTCCCCGATCGGTCACTGGCACCTGAACCGGTCCGACATCCTGCACTTCCACCACCACGGCGAACCCATCACCTACCACCTGCTCCACCCCGACGGTCGCCACTCCACCGCCGTCCTCGGGCCGGACCCCGGCCAAGGACAGCTCCTCACCCTCGCCGTGCCGGGAGGCATCTGGAAGGCCTCCCACCTCACCGCTGGAGACCACGCCCTGATCAGCGAAGCCGTCGCGCCCGGCTTCGACTACGCCGACATGACCCTCGGCCGGCCCGAGGAGCTCATCGCGCGCTTCCCCGCGCATGCCGAGCTCATCCGCCGCTACTGCCGCCCCGCCCAGCAGGGCGAGGGCTGA
- a CDS encoding MFS transporter, translating into MSESRTVPTYAASGARRTKAAQTAQGSSPATATPAPTWWVWLAAWPVTAVFILSNAATPLYVLWQKDIGFSKGTLTVVFAFYIVGLLGSLLVSGVASDRLGRKPVLLPALALGVAACVIFATASSVAALIVARLFTGIAVGAVVSAGMAAVTDVAGRARKRLAALLASCAMVFGAGLGPLLAGILSETAPAPTTTVFIIEIVLLATAILAVLRMPVRRPTAPPKGAWVRIPGVPKGNGLQLILGIAVFAPGITATSFVLSLGPSLLSGLLGTTSRVVAGVMAFAMFLSATGVQFAVQKLRRRTILITGAAGTTLSMAALVVAVHSSSVAVLIASALLAGAGQGTGQLGGLSLLNSTVPPQRLAEANAALNVGGYLPAGILPVSAGYLSDAVGLTNGATVFAAVLTALAVIGGLVVISTHRRAPEPA; encoded by the coding sequence ATGTCGGAAAGTCGAACGGTGCCCACGTACGCGGCGAGCGGAGCGCGGCGCACCAAAGCGGCGCAAACGGCACAGGGTTCGAGCCCTGCCACGGCCACCCCGGCGCCCACCTGGTGGGTCTGGCTGGCCGCCTGGCCCGTCACCGCGGTGTTCATCCTGTCCAACGCGGCCACCCCGTTGTACGTGCTGTGGCAGAAGGACATCGGTTTCTCCAAGGGCACCCTGACCGTGGTCTTCGCGTTCTATATCGTCGGACTGCTCGGGTCCCTGCTCGTCTCGGGCGTGGCCTCCGACCGGCTCGGCCGCAAGCCCGTACTCCTCCCCGCCCTCGCCCTCGGCGTCGCGGCATGCGTGATCTTCGCGACCGCCTCGTCGGTGGCCGCGCTGATCGTGGCCCGTCTGTTCACCGGCATCGCCGTCGGCGCCGTCGTCTCCGCCGGCATGGCCGCGGTGACCGATGTGGCCGGGCGGGCGCGCAAGCGCCTCGCCGCCCTGCTCGCCTCGTGCGCCATGGTCTTCGGCGCGGGCCTCGGCCCGCTCCTCGCGGGCATCCTGTCCGAAACGGCGCCGGCCCCCACCACCACCGTCTTCATCATCGAGATCGTGCTGCTCGCGACCGCGATCCTCGCGGTGCTGCGCATGCCCGTACGTCGGCCCACCGCACCCCCGAAGGGCGCCTGGGTCCGCATCCCGGGCGTACCGAAGGGCAACGGCCTGCAACTCATCCTGGGCATCGCGGTGTTCGCCCCCGGCATCACCGCCACCTCGTTCGTCCTCTCACTCGGCCCCTCACTCCTGTCGGGCCTGCTCGGCACCACCAGCCGGGTGGTGGCCGGGGTCATGGCCTTCGCGATGTTCCTCTCGGCCACCGGCGTGCAGTTCGCCGTCCAGAAGTTGCGCCGCCGCACCATCCTGATCACCGGGGCGGCCGGCACCACCCTCAGCATGGCCGCCCTCGTCGTCGCCGTGCACTCCTCGTCGGTGGCGGTCCTCATCGCCTCCGCACTGCTGGCCGGCGCCGGGCAGGGGACGGGCCAGCTGGGCGGGCTCTCGCTGCTCAACTCCACCGTGCCGCCGCAGCGGCTCGCCGAGGCCAACGCGGCCCTCAATGTGGGCGGTTACCTCCCCGCCGGCATCCTTCCGGTCTCCGCCGGTTACCTGAGCGACGCCGTGGGCCTGACCAATGGGGCGACCGTCTTCGCCGCCGTCCTGACGGCCCTCGCGGTGATCGGCGGCCTCGTGGTGATCAGCACCCACCGCCGGGCCCCCGAGCCCGCCTGA